In Balaenoptera acutorostrata unplaced genomic scaffold, mBalAcu1.1 scaffold_339, whole genome shotgun sequence, the following are encoded in one genomic region:
- the LOC130706622 gene encoding dihydropyrimidinase-like isoform X2 yields MAAPSRFLIRGGRVVNDDSSQVADVLVEDGVVRALGRDLLPPGDAPAGLRVLDAAGKLVLPGGIDTHTQFPFMGSRSVDDFYQRTKVALLGGISPALAKPGAPYSLWVFV; encoded by the exons ATGGCGGCGCCGTCGCGGTTCCTGATACGCGGTGGGCGCGTGGTCAACGACGACTCCTCGCAGGTGGCCGACGTGCTGGTGGAGGACGGCGTGGTGCGGGCGCTGGGGCGCGACCTGCTGCCGCCCGGGGACGCGCCGGCCGGGCTGCGGGTCCTAGACGCCGCCGGCAAGCTGGTCTTGCCCGGCGGCATCGACACGCACACGCAGTTCCCCTTCATGGGCTCGCGGTCCGTGGACGACTTCTACCAGCGCACCAAG GTGGCCCTCCTCGGTGGCATCAGCCCGGCTTTGGCCAAGCCGGGCGCCCCCTACTCACTTTGGGTATTTGTCTAA
- the LOC130706621 gene encoding low-density lipoprotein receptor-related protein 12-like has translation MAGRSSNIWNRIFNFARSRHSGSLALVSADGDEVAPSQSTNREPERNHTHRSLFSVESDDTDTENERRDTVGASGGVAAPLPQKIPPTTAVEATMGASGSSSTQNTRGGHTETGRDVTSAEPPSVSPARHQLTSALSRMTQGLRWVRFTLGRSSSVSQNQSPLRQLDNGVNGREEDDDVEMLIPFSEGASDFDANDCSRPLLDLASDQGQRFRQPYSAADPGVRPSNRDGPCERCGIVHTAQIPDSCLEAMLKNETSDDEALLLC, from the coding sequence ATGGCAGGCAGATCCAGCAACATCTGGAAtcgtatttttaattttgcaagATCACGCCATTCAGGGTCATTGGCTCTGGTCTCAGCAGATGGGGATGAGGTTGCCCCTAGTCAGAGTACCAACAGAGAACCTGAAAGAAATCATACtcacagaagtttgttttctgtggaaTCTGacgacacagacacagaaaatgagagaagagatACGGTAGGAGCATCTGGCGGGGTTGCAGCTCCTTTGCCTCAAAAAATCCCTCCCACAACAGCGGTAGAAGCAACAATGGGAGCAAGTGGAAGTTCCTCCACTCAGAATACCCGAGGTGGTCACACAGAAACCGGACGGGATGTGACAAGTGCGGAACCCCCAAGTGTGAGTCCGGCGCGTCACCAGCTCACAAGTGCGCTAAGTCGTATGACTCAGGGGCTACGTTGGGTACGTTTTACATTAGGGCGATCAAGCTCCGTAAGTCAGAACCAGAGCCCTTTGAGACAACTTGATAATGGGGTAAATGGAagagaagaagatgatgatgtcGAAATGCTGATTCCATTTTCTGAAGGAGCTTCAGACTTTGACGCGAATGACTGTTCCAGACCTCTTCTTGATCTTGCCTCCGATCAAGGGCAAAGGTTCAGACAACCATATAGTGCAGCAGACCCTGGAGTAAGACCAAGTAATCGCGATGGCCCCTGTGAGCGCTGCGGTATTGTCCACACTGCCCAGATACCAGACTCTTGCTTAGAAGCAATGCTGAAAAATGAAACGAGTGATGATGAAGCTTTGTTACTTTGTTAG
- the LOC130706622 gene encoding dihydropyrimidinase-like isoform X4, with protein MAAPSRFLIRGGRVVNDDSSQVADVLVEDGVVRALGRDLLPPGDAPAGLRVLDAAGKLVLPGGIDTHTQFPFMGSRSVDDFYQRTKVSES; from the coding sequence ATGGCGGCGCCGTCGCGGTTCCTGATACGCGGTGGGCGCGTGGTCAACGACGACTCCTCGCAGGTGGCCGACGTGCTGGTGGAGGACGGCGTGGTGCGGGCGCTGGGGCGCGACCTGCTGCCGCCCGGGGACGCGCCGGCCGGGCTGCGGGTCCTAGACGCCGCCGGCAAGCTGGTCTTGCCCGGCGGCATCGACACGCACACGCAGTTCCCCTTCATGGGCTCGCGGTCCGTGGACGACTTCTACCAGCGCACCAAG